The Chloroflexota bacterium genomic sequence CAGACTAGGAGAAACAGACAATGACAACCGCAAAAGCAGACTTTGGCCTTATTGGCCTGGCAGTGATGGGCCAGAACCTGGTCCTGAACATGGACGACCATGGTTACACCGTGGCGGTTTTTAACCGAACGGTTTCCAAGGTGGACGACTTCATCGACGGCAACGCCAAGGGAAGCAAAGTTATCGGTACCCACTCCATCGAAGAGCTGGTTAGTGTTCTGAAACGGCCTCGCCGGGTGATGCTGTTAGTGAAGGCCGGTCCTGCGGTGGATGCGTTCATCGAAAAGTTGATTCCCCACCTGGAGCAGGGTGATATCATCATCGATGGCGGTAATTCCAACTACAACGATACGATCCGCCGCGCCGAGTATGTCGAATCAAAGGGCTTACGATACATCGGCACCGGTGTTTCCGGCGGGGAAGAAGGTGCTCGTTTTGGGCCATCGATCATGCCGGGGGGAACGCCCGAAGCATGGCAATATGTCAAGAATATCTTCCAGGATGTATCGGCCAAAGTACCCGAGGGTGATCCCAATGGCACACCCTGCTGCGATTGGGTCGGTGAAGGTGGCGCCGGTCACTTCGTGAAGATGGTTCACAATGGGATCGAGTACGGTGACATGCAGATTATCTCTGAAGCCTATCAACTGATGAAGGAAGGCCTGGAGATGAGCAACGAGGAGATGCATAAGGTCTTTGCCGAATGGAATGAGGGCAAGCTGGACTCCTATCTGATCGAGATCACGCGCGATATTCTTGGCTACAATGACGAGGATGGAAAGGCCGTCATCGATTTGATTCTGGACACGGCAGGCCAGAAGGGTACCGGCAAGTGGACCGTCATGTCTTCGCTGGAAATGGGTGTTCCCTTGACCCTGATCGGCGAGGCGGTTTTCGCTCGTTTCCTGTCAGCCCTGCTGGATGAACGCAAAGCTGCATCGGAAGTGTTAACCGGGCCGGAGCCCGTCTTTGATGGCGACAAGGACGCCTTCATCCTGGACCTGCAGGAAGCGGTCTATGCTTCCAAGATTATCTCGTATACCCAGGGGTACATGCTGATGAGGGCCGCTGCTGCCGAGTATGGTTGGCACTTAAACTACGGCGGCATCGCCATGATGTGGCGCGGCGGCTGTATCATTCGTTCTGCCTTCCTGGGGAAGATCAAGGATGCCTTCGACAACGATCCAGAGCTGCAAAACCTGCTGCTTGATTCCTACTTCGAGGACCAGGTGGCGGCAGCTCAGGACGCGTGGCGTCGGGTTATTGCCAAGGCCATAGCAATGGGTGTACCGGTACCAGCCATGTCCAGCGCGCTGGCATTCTACGATGGATACCGCCGCAGGCGTGGATCCGCCAACATGATCCAGGCCCAGCGTGATTACTTT encodes the following:
- the gnd gene encoding decarboxylating NADP(+)-dependent phosphogluconate dehydrogenase, with protein sequence MTTAKADFGLIGLAVMGQNLVLNMDDHGYTVAVFNRTVSKVDDFIDGNAKGSKVIGTHSIEELVSVLKRPRRVMLLVKAGPAVDAFIEKLIPHLEQGDIIIDGGNSNYNDTIRRAEYVESKGLRYIGTGVSGGEEGARFGPSIMPGGTPEAWQYVKNIFQDVSAKVPEGDPNGTPCCDWVGEGGAGHFVKMVHNGIEYGDMQIISEAYQLMKEGLEMSNEEMHKVFAEWNEGKLDSYLIEITRDILGYNDEDGKAVIDLILDTAGQKGTGKWTVMSSLEMGVPLTLIGEAVFARFLSALLDERKAASEVLTGPEPVFDGDKDAFILDLQEAVYASKIISYTQGYMLMRAAAAEYGWHLNYGGIAMMWRGGCIIRSAFLGKIKDAFDNDPELQNLLLDSYFEDQVAAAQDAWRRVIAKAIAMGVPVPAMSSALAFYDGYRRRRGSANMIQAQRDYFGAHTYERVDKPRGEFYHTNWTGTGGDVTASTYMA